The Microbacterium natoriense genomic interval ATGCCGGTCGGCAGCGGCTCGGGGTTCGGACTCGACATGGTGGGCGCCTCACTCATCATCATGCCGGCCGGTCTCGTGATGATGGTCATCTCCCCGCTCTCCGGCTGGCTCGAGCGCACGGTCGGCCCCAGACCGCTCTTCACCGTCGGCGCCGTCGCGATCGTGCTCGCCTACGTGTTCGTGCTGCTGTGGTCGAGCGAGGTCTGGCACATCTTCGTCGCCAACCTCCTCATCGGCGTCGGTATCGGCTTCACGTTCGCAGCGATGCCGATGATCATCATGCGCTCCGTGCCGGCGAACGAGACCGGCGCCTCGAACGGCTTGAACGCGCTCTTCCGCTCGGTCGGCACGTCGAGCGCCTCGGCGGTGATGGGCGGGGTGCTCGCGGCGATGAGCGTGACGGTCGACGGCGTCGCCGTGCCGACGCGCGCCGCGTTCGACGTATGCTTCTGGCTCGCGATCGTGGCCGGAGCCGTGGCCGTCGTGCTGTCGCTGTTCATTCCCCGGCAGCGCTCGGCCGAGCAGCATCCGTCGCTGCCGAGCTGACCGTCAGCGCGTGATCTCGCGCGGATCGGGGTCGCCGTCGCGCGGCGGACGCAACCGGTCGGGGATCGGCCACGCCAGCGTGAACTGCGCGGTCGCCGGACGGGTCATGTCGCCGAAGTCGTCGATCTTCACCACGATCCTGCCGGGCGCACCCGCTTCGTCGGGCGTGACCTCGACGATGCGCACGCGCAGCGGACGATCGCCTTCGCCCTCCAGCATCCAGGGTTCCGCGAGCCAGGCGATGCCGTGCTCTTCGAGTGCGGCCTCTGCGTCCAGCCATTCGACGGGAGCGGATGCCGGGCGCCCGAGCACGTCGACGGCGATCCATTCGTCGCCTTCCGGGTGTATCCAGCCGAGGAGCTCTCCGTCGTCACGGCGATGCGGGGTCCAGTCGGGGTGAGGCATGCCTCGATGCTAGACGGCTGGAGAACTAGTGCGTGTACTCCATGAGTTCGACGCCGAGGACGCGAAATGCGTCGTGCGCGCGCAGCCGGTGCGCGATCGAGAGATCGTCGAAGCAGACGATGAGCGAGTAGGCGACGCCTGCACGGGGTCCGGCCAGCACACCGGCCTCGGCCCGCACACCGCGGTCACGGCCGGTCTTGTTGATGAACAGCAGCCCGTGGGCGTCGTGGTCGTGCGCGAACGGATCGAGGCCGGTGGATGCCGCCACGAGGCTGAGATCCTGGTTGAGGCTGAGCCACTCGGACACCTGGGCGCTCACCGCCGCATCGACGACCTGCGAGTTGACCAGAGCGGAGAACAGGCCCGCGAGTTCACGAGACGAGCCCACCGCGACGTGCGGGGCGTCGTCGGGACCGCGCTGGTCGCGGAAGCGGTCGAGCAGCGCCGTGCGTCGCAGCCCCAACGACTCGATGCGCTCGCGCACGCGGTCGTGACCGACCTTCTGCAGCAGCGCATTCGCCGCGATCGGATCACCCGCGGTGGCCGCGAGCACGGCGAGATCTTCCAGCGGCAGCGCCGGCGCGTGCAGGTGCCGCCACACCCCTGAGGTCGACACCTGATCGGTGGCGGCGCGCTCCACGATCTCGAGAGGATCGAGGGTTCCTGCCTCGAACGCGGCCGCGACCTCGACGAGCAACGGCACGACTCCGAGTCCCGCGATC includes:
- a CDS encoding serine hydrolase — translated: MGAPEPVEGFRHSSSSDSPSGRRSQRAVRRLPRRAAIGKRSFTSTLRSLEMLADAGVQVSVHVVDLDSHVHVLSGDDHVTMPIAGLGVVPLLVEVAAAFEAGTLDPLEIVERAATDQVSTSGVWRHLHAPALPLEDLAVLAATAGDPIAANALLQKVGHDRVRERIESLGLRRTALLDRFRDQRGPDDAPHVAVGSSRELAGLFSALVNSQVVDAAVSAQVSEWLSLNQDLSLVAASTGLDPFAHDHDAHGLLFINKTGRDRGVRAEAGVLAGPRAGVAYSLIVCFDDLSIAHRLRAHDAFRVLGVELMEYTH